The Thalassoroseus pseudoceratinae genome has a segment encoding these proteins:
- a CDS encoding DUF1592 domain-containing protein, which translates to MQHRLPTFMSRLIICSSIIFASAVIQAAESVERLGKQFSGNVKPFLEKYCITCHDAEAMISGVRVDHLDAKFGEDQIKLWQGIRRQLDGEKMPPDDEPRPSNAERRRVVNWIDEGLEIARSRPVPKNGGVRRLTVAQYRNTLRQLLLLQDDLTDVLPPDAVSRDGFVNNQDTLGLSPLLLEAYFEIAEDALDRCIVDPQFKPKVQSFRVDLGAAINGDPCPDKLILGANSLLLENEDFVVTQTRPSKPFEYEPLRMRTQYRFNEGYRGNATVRGWREYDSIYHAVFADMRGSRGYPKGRAYNTVPEGLLLRPAIPVEEIFGVSSTYGPHANFKISLRELPDFGNFRVTVTAAKYNDGLLLDPGSQPRASDVAGRTVIERESQSNDIVTIPQAGVYQIDIETSLRKNTKPQQKDKPSELTLRIGRREFIGTVHQPAFLVVRLPKGKLPVDVKLTGPKRWDKIALTPLSIDDPLTKQFETFEKRSPQLGVHLGLRRDCGSTLARVGSVQTVSSVEPQRYVFEGAISNFPSPEVEKDNVNYLAGIREIGVRSEYTDGRDMPRLLIRSVEFEGPYYETWPPAPHRNLFIDSPHKQDEATYARDIIRTFATRAFRRPVLPAEMTTLVSVFEESHAGGRSFQNSVRDALQVVLTSPQFLFLIENSHTPKPEPIDDYELASKLSYFLWNGPPDHELLALAKAGELRSDLDSQVARLIADERFENFVGEFASQWLALEKFDVLEPDRKRFPKLTREVREHLRNEPMHFLKYVIRQNLSVRNLIQSDFVVANEVVGDYYGLLKKSESGFQFVAMQHDRPDLGGVFGQAAIMAGLSDGREANPVKRGAWLARKIIAEPPDDPPPNVPALEESTEHLPLRERLAKHRNQPGCVQCHTKIDPWGIPFEQYDAAGKWKSQSVDAHSTLPDHTVVDGVQDLKRYLAEDRLDQVAFSVLKHLAIYATGRDLTYNELETLRQDQGTLKLNAYRFQDMIRFVVQSPMFLEK; encoded by the coding sequence ATGCAACATCGCCTGCCGACATTTATGTCGCGTCTGATCATTTGCAGCTCAATCATTTTCGCATCGGCTGTGATTCAAGCCGCCGAATCGGTTGAGCGTCTCGGGAAACAATTCTCAGGAAACGTGAAACCGTTTCTCGAAAAGTACTGCATTACCTGCCACGATGCGGAAGCCATGATTTCCGGTGTTCGGGTCGATCATCTCGATGCGAAGTTCGGGGAAGATCAGATCAAGTTATGGCAAGGAATCCGTCGGCAACTCGATGGAGAGAAAATGCCACCGGACGATGAACCACGCCCGAGCAATGCGGAACGGCGTCGGGTTGTCAACTGGATTGACGAGGGCCTCGAAATCGCTCGGTCTCGCCCCGTCCCCAAGAACGGAGGTGTTCGCCGGCTTACGGTTGCGCAATACCGCAATACGCTTCGACAATTGTTGCTTTTGCAGGATGATCTCACTGACGTGCTTCCACCGGACGCCGTCTCTCGCGATGGTTTCGTCAACAACCAAGACACATTGGGACTTTCACCACTGTTACTGGAGGCGTATTTCGAGATCGCGGAGGACGCCCTCGATCGGTGCATTGTTGATCCGCAATTCAAGCCAAAGGTGCAGAGCTTCCGTGTTGATCTCGGCGCGGCAATCAATGGCGATCCTTGTCCCGACAAGTTGATCCTCGGGGCAAACAGTTTGCTCTTGGAGAACGAAGATTTTGTTGTCACGCAAACGCGACCTTCAAAGCCATTCGAATATGAACCTCTTCGCATGCGGACTCAATACCGGTTCAATGAGGGATACCGCGGGAACGCCACTGTACGAGGTTGGCGAGAGTACGACAGCATTTATCACGCGGTCTTTGCTGACATGCGTGGCTCACGAGGCTATCCCAAGGGACGCGCGTACAACACCGTGCCAGAAGGTTTGCTGTTGCGGCCTGCGATTCCCGTCGAAGAAATCTTCGGTGTCAGCAGCACCTACGGACCGCACGCGAACTTCAAAATTTCTCTACGTGAACTGCCGGACTTCGGCAACTTCCGCGTGACGGTTACAGCGGCGAAGTACAATGACGGACTCCTCCTTGATCCCGGTAGTCAACCGCGTGCCTCGGATGTGGCGGGACGAACTGTCATCGAGCGGGAGTCACAATCCAATGACATCGTGACAATCCCACAAGCTGGGGTGTATCAGATTGATATCGAAACGTCTCTGCGGAAAAACACGAAACCGCAGCAAAAAGACAAACCCTCCGAATTGACGCTTCGCATTGGTCGACGGGAGTTTATTGGAACCGTGCATCAACCAGCGTTTCTTGTCGTGCGGTTGCCGAAAGGGAAGCTCCCGGTGGACGTGAAACTTACCGGCCCCAAACGTTGGGACAAGATCGCGTTGACGCCGTTGTCGATCGACGATCCGTTGACGAAGCAATTTGAAACCTTCGAAAAACGCTCGCCGCAATTGGGCGTGCACCTGGGTCTCCGGCGAGATTGCGGTAGCACACTCGCTCGGGTGGGTTCGGTGCAAACGGTCTCCAGTGTGGAGCCACAGCGTTACGTCTTCGAAGGGGCCATCAGTAACTTTCCCAGCCCGGAAGTGGAAAAAGACAACGTCAATTACCTCGCGGGGATTCGCGAAATCGGCGTGCGAAGCGAATACACGGATGGTCGCGATATGCCACGTCTTCTGATTCGCTCCGTCGAATTTGAGGGACCGTACTATGAAACATGGCCACCGGCTCCGCATCGGAATCTTTTCATTGATTCTCCGCACAAACAGGATGAGGCGACGTACGCCAGAGACATCATTCGCACGTTTGCCACACGGGCTTTCCGCCGCCCGGTCTTGCCCGCCGAAATGACAACGCTGGTCAGCGTCTTCGAGGAATCTCACGCCGGTGGCCGAAGTTTTCAAAACAGTGTGCGCGATGCACTTCAGGTGGTGTTGACGTCTCCGCAGTTTCTGTTTTTGATCGAGAACAGTCACACCCCAAAGCCGGAGCCTATTGATGACTATGAGCTAGCTTCGAAGCTCTCGTATTTCCTGTGGAACGGTCCGCCGGACCATGAATTGTTGGCGTTAGCCAAAGCCGGAGAACTTCGGAGCGATTTGGATTCTCAGGTCGCCCGTCTCATTGCGGACGAGCGGTTCGAGAATTTCGTCGGCGAATTTGCTTCGCAATGGCTTGCGTTAGAAAAGTTCGATGTGCTCGAACCGGATCGCAAGCGATTTCCCAAACTCACGCGGGAAGTTCGTGAGCATCTTCGAAACGAGCCGATGCACTTTCTGAAATACGTGATTCGCCAGAACCTCTCCGTGCGGAATTTGATCCAATCGGATTTTGTTGTGGCGAATGAAGTCGTCGGCGACTATTACGGACTGCTGAAGAAGTCAGAAAGTGGTTTTCAGTTTGTCGCCATGCAGCATGACCGTCCGGATCTTGGCGGCGTGTTCGGACAGGCGGCGATCATGGCGGGATTGTCCGATGGTCGCGAAGCCAACCCGGTTAAACGCGGAGCTTGGCTGGCGCGAAAGATCATCGCAGAACCGCCAGACGATCCCCCACCGAATGTGCCCGCTTTGGAGGAGTCAACCGAACACCTTCCGTTACGTGAACGATTGGCGAAGCACCGCAATCAGCCAGGTTGCGTCCAATGTCATACGAAGATTGATCCCTGGGGCATCCCGTTTGAACAGTACGATGCCGCGGGCAAATGGAAGTCGCAATCCGTAGATGCTCACTCGACACTTCCCGACCACACCGTGGTTGATGGCGTCCAGGATCTAAAACGGTATCTCGCCGAAGATCGGCTGGATCAAGTGGCTTTCAGCGTACTCAAACATTTGGCGATCTACGCAACCGGTCGCGACTTGACCTATAATGAACTCGAGACTTTGCGACAGGACCAGGGTACACTAAAGCTGAATGCGTATCGATTTCAGGACATGATCCGCTTCGTCGTTCAAAGTCCGATGTTTCTCGAAAAGTAA
- a CDS encoding DUF1552 domain-containing protein, whose translation MSKSLKLDRRAFLRGLGGVGLALPALDAMGSSVTEQPPRRFCALYTANGMSLPRQEHGLDEWSWFPTAEENGQFRFGQSTEPLSAFRSQLSFLGGLYHPSGPKADPHVCSDMWLTGATLHNPEPGTYNTVGLDQVIALHTKKECRQPSLVLSIDAGTGFLSRTGTISYSLEGKPIPAENNPRRVFNRLFRADAVSMKSERDALRRRMKLVDAVSQSAKSLNQQLGQTDRMRMDQYLTSLNEVESRLIASERWIDVPLKPQDHSHLDLDITNEDEPAEYYRNMFDLIALAFDADITRSVAFMLNREDGMGISDTFPLKLGLPRTHHQLSHAGDKDGQLAFAKYDLFLSERLAHFLERLNGYQDRNGSVLDNTIVLYGSGASTTHMPRNLPTLIAGGANMGLQHGKYWKDGETRMSNVYLSILRSMGIHTDSFADSTHTLSNSIFTQTS comes from the coding sequence ATGAGCAAATCCTTAAAACTTGACCGCCGGGCATTTCTACGGGGGCTTGGTGGCGTGGGCTTGGCGTTGCCGGCTCTCGACGCGATGGGCAGTTCGGTCACGGAACAACCACCACGACGATTCTGTGCGTTATACACCGCCAATGGGATGTCGCTACCACGCCAGGAACACGGTCTCGACGAATGGAGTTGGTTTCCGACTGCGGAAGAAAATGGCCAATTCCGCTTTGGACAATCGACCGAACCGCTAAGTGCTTTCCGTTCACAACTGAGCTTTCTCGGTGGGCTTTATCACCCGAGCGGACCGAAAGCCGACCCCCATGTTTGTTCGGACATGTGGCTCACCGGTGCCACACTGCACAACCCCGAGCCGGGCACCTACAACACTGTCGGACTTGACCAAGTCATTGCGTTGCACACCAAAAAGGAATGCAGACAACCATCGTTGGTGTTGTCGATCGACGCCGGAACCGGTTTTCTGTCTCGCACGGGAACGATTTCCTACAGTCTGGAAGGGAAGCCGATCCCCGCGGAGAACAACCCCCGCCGAGTCTTTAATCGGCTATTCCGAGCGGATGCGGTCTCCATGAAATCAGAACGCGATGCTCTTCGAAGGCGAATGAAACTCGTCGACGCGGTATCGCAAAGTGCCAAGTCACTGAATCAGCAACTCGGTCAAACGGATCGGATGCGGATGGATCAATATTTGACCTCCCTGAATGAGGTTGAGTCCCGTTTGATTGCGTCGGAGCGTTGGATTGATGTCCCGCTGAAGCCGCAGGACCACTCGCATCTCGATTTGGACATTACGAACGAAGACGAACCTGCCGAGTATTACCGCAACATGTTTGATCTGATCGCATTGGCGTTTGATGCCGACATCACGCGGTCGGTGGCCTTTATGCTCAATCGTGAGGATGGCATGGGCATCAGTGATACGTTCCCCCTGAAACTCGGTTTGCCCCGAACGCACCACCAACTTTCGCATGCCGGCGACAAAGACGGCCAACTCGCATTCGCGAAATACGACCTGTTCCTCAGCGAACGGTTAGCCCACTTCTTGGAGCGATTGAACGGGTATCAAGACCGCAATGGTAGCGTTCTCGATAACACCATCGTCTTGTATGGAAGTGGGGCGAGTACGACGCACATGCCTCGAAACTTGCCAACCTTGATTGCCGGCGGGGCCAACATGGGACTTCAACATGGCAAGTACTGGAAAGACGGCGAAACACGGATGTCGAATGTCTATCTAAGCATTCTCCGATCCATGGGAATCCACACCGACTCGTTCGCAGACAGCACCCACACCCTTAGCAATTCGATTTTCACTCAAACGTCTTGA
- a CDS encoding SMP-30/gluconolactonase/LRE family protein — MRMRSAYLVLTLAALTTALPSAICEELSLTLRSQSERANGEFEFREQTETWKPEETAIIVCDVWDLHHSLNAVKRLEQFAPRLDRVLKKARSAGVTIIHSPSDCMDAYAEHSARKRAQEAPIASRIPFEIKSWCSVIPTEERAVYPIDQSDGGADDDPKQHAVWAAKLKSLGRNPGTPWKSQSALITIDSENDFISDRGDEVWNILESRGIQNVILTGVHVNMCVLGRPFGLRQMVRNGKHVVLMRDMTDSMYNPEQWPYVSHFEGTRRIISHIERYVCPTISSDQILGGDEFRFQNASADSESPELTRSTPSSEPADYRKHWANITVTSDDTTKSHDSLRDIDAPQWYRCVLRIPQTWLSKESLTLSLPSSIDVNDIQGWVNGASIERSTEANSLVIDSEFVTGDEANLLVLRLKESTGSRLQAPVLNSGGNQLTLAGRWQMRVGNDPTWANMPLPAKFGTTTDIVFQAEPPLFTPTPLTRPGEFTPGIEGPACDANGDIYAVNYMEQGTIGRVSPDGDGEVFVTLPEGSVGNGIRFLLSGDFYVADYMQHNILLVNAASRAVSVHAHHGGMNQPNDIAITNDGTLYASDPNWSEGTGQIWRIDRDGTVTKVASKMGTTNGIEVSPDGKTLYVNESKQRNIWAFDIAPSGDLSGERLVKKFADHGFDGMRCDVDGNLYVTRYGKGTVVKLSPSGQILQEIPVLGERPSNLCFGGPDGRTVYVTEVEFSRLVSIRVDRPGLSWTRMNKTKSKR, encoded by the coding sequence ATGCGGATGCGATCAGCATATCTAGTTTTGACTTTGGCGGCCCTGACGACGGCACTTCCGTCCGCGATTTGCGAGGAATTGAGTCTCACGTTACGTAGCCAGTCAGAACGTGCGAACGGTGAATTTGAATTTCGCGAGCAAACGGAGACATGGAAGCCGGAAGAGACGGCGATCATTGTTTGCGATGTGTGGGACTTGCACCATTCTTTGAATGCCGTCAAACGGCTGGAGCAGTTTGCACCGCGGTTGGATCGCGTTTTGAAGAAAGCTCGATCCGCTGGCGTGACAATTATTCACTCACCCAGCGATTGCATGGACGCCTACGCAGAGCATTCCGCTCGAAAACGTGCCCAAGAAGCGCCAATAGCGTCTCGAATACCTTTCGAAATCAAGTCCTGGTGTTCGGTGATTCCCACCGAAGAACGTGCTGTTTATCCGATCGACCAATCGGATGGCGGTGCCGACGATGATCCCAAGCAACACGCGGTTTGGGCCGCGAAACTCAAGAGTTTGGGTCGGAACCCCGGCACGCCTTGGAAGTCGCAGTCGGCTTTGATCACAATCGATTCCGAAAACGATTTCATCAGCGATCGTGGCGACGAAGTTTGGAACATTCTCGAAAGCCGTGGAATCCAAAATGTGATTCTCACAGGTGTGCACGTCAATATGTGTGTGCTTGGGCGGCCGTTTGGCTTGCGGCAGATGGTCCGCAATGGCAAGCATGTCGTCCTGATGCGAGACATGACCGACTCCATGTACAACCCGGAGCAGTGGCCGTACGTCAGCCATTTTGAAGGCACGCGACGCATCATTTCACACATCGAACGTTATGTTTGCCCCACGATTTCCAGCGATCAAATCCTTGGAGGCGACGAATTCCGATTTCAGAATGCGTCCGCCGACAGCGAATCTCCCGAATTGACTCGTTCAACACCGTCGTCAGAACCGGCCGATTATCGCAAGCACTGGGCCAACATCACCGTGACCAGTGACGACACAACGAAGTCACATGACTCTCTTAGGGATATTGACGCCCCTCAGTGGTATCGGTGTGTGCTACGGATTCCTCAGACATGGTTGTCGAAAGAATCACTGACATTGTCTTTGCCCTCATCGATCGACGTAAATGACATCCAAGGGTGGGTCAACGGGGCTTCCATCGAAAGGTCAACCGAGGCTAACAGTCTTGTGATCGATTCCGAATTCGTGACTGGAGACGAGGCGAACTTGCTCGTGTTGCGTTTGAAAGAATCAACCGGTTCTCGGTTGCAAGCCCCTGTGCTGAATTCCGGTGGGAATCAACTGACATTGGCCGGACGTTGGCAGATGCGAGTGGGTAATGATCCGACATGGGCCAACATGCCATTGCCCGCGAAGTTCGGGACCACGACGGACATCGTCTTCCAAGCAGAACCGCCGCTGTTTACCCCCACACCCCTGACTCGCCCTGGTGAATTCACGCCCGGCATCGAAGGGCCTGCGTGCGATGCAAATGGGGACATCTACGCGGTCAATTACATGGAGCAGGGCACGATCGGCCGAGTCTCACCGGATGGTGACGGAGAGGTCTTCGTCACACTGCCGGAAGGGAGTGTCGGAAACGGTATTCGCTTTTTACTGTCCGGCGATTTCTACGTGGCTGACTACATGCAACACAACATTTTACTAGTCAATGCGGCTTCCCGTGCCGTGTCCGTTCATGCCCATCATGGCGGTATGAATCAGCCCAACGACATCGCAATCACGAATGACGGAACCCTGTATGCCAGCGACCCGAATTGGTCCGAAGGAACTGGCCAGATTTGGCGAATCGACCGTGATGGGACCGTCACCAAAGTGGCCAGCAAAATGGGAACCACCAACGGAATCGAAGTCAGTCCAGATGGAAAAACGTTGTACGTCAACGAGAGCAAGCAGCGAAATATTTGGGCATTCGACATTGCACCAAGCGGCGACCTCTCCGGCGAACGCTTGGTCAAGAAGTTCGCCGATCATGGCTTCGACGGAATGCGTTGCGACGTGGATGGCAATCTCTATGTCACCAGATATGGGAAAGGGACCGTTGTGAAGTTGTCGCCGTCGGGTCAGATACTCCAGGAAATCCCGGTACTGGGTGAGCGACCAAGCAATCTGTGTTTCGGCGGTCCCGACGGCCGAACCGTTTATGTGACGGAAGTCGAGTTCTCAAGGTTGGTCAGTATTCGTGTGGATCGGCCTGGACTGAGTTGGACCCGCATGAACAAAACGAAATCCAAACGTTGA
- a CDS encoding PSD1 and planctomycete cytochrome C domain-containing protein, with protein MPVLRLLSVWLFIFALILDGTLSAANNETLTYEKDIRPIFREHCFDCHGATEELEGNLDLRLVRFMKKGGDAGPAIVPGDPNGSYLLDRLHDGDMPPGEGKIPDEQIQTIEHWIAGGAKTSRPEPETIGPGLGITLEERSFWSFQPIQRPTVPAIESFPKDARVRTGIDAVIQSVPDAQSFAPDADRRVLIVRAYFNLIGLPPSPEELHKWLSHSDEDWYDQLLTELLDSPHYGERWARHWLDVAGYADSEGYTTADADRPWAWKYRDWVIRALNADMPFDQFITEQLAGDELMEPRKGDLTPRQIDLLTATGFLRMAADGTGSGANNVDGRNQVMIDTLKIVGTSLLGLSVQCAQCHDHRYDPIPQTDYYALRAVFEPALDWQAWKTPRSRLVSLYTEADRKKAAEVEAAAQKIAKEKSQKQTEYMNQALEQELKKFDEPLQTKLREAYRASTKERTDEQKALLKKYPSVNITPGVLYQYLPEAAKELKTFDTRIQEVRAKKPAEQFIRALVEPAGHAPDTKLFHRGDPGQPKQTVRPRALTVATPEDKSAEFPLNSDSRPTTGRRLAFAKWLTNPKNPLFARVIVNRVWMHHFGKGLVSTPADFGKLGNVPSHPELLDFLADEFMRSGWSLKSLHRLILNSTACRQVRDVDSDFRPGLTRLDAEIIRDRMLAVSGKLDHTLFGKPLQVKEDETGQVVVDGEQTRRSIYIRQQRSRPLAMLQTFDAPVMETNCEVRTNSTVATQSLMLLNGEFILNQSAKLAQRAIEEAKPLSESQLAALTEIAELPTTNWQYGFGSFDEAGNRTENFSPLSHWTGTQWQAGPTLPDPNSGWVLLNAQGGHPDVPNRAVIRRWIAPHDATISIEGKLSHGSPHGDGVRGRVVSSRHGKLGEWSVHNSTTVTSIASTDIKAGDQIDFITDCRESITSDSFSWPLTIQGAYPQQAERTVSSSKAFQGPPPTKDSLAGQVIRVWELAFCRQPSQDELATALDFLSRQINLFQDSPEFIAKNQTAHSQALTSLCQVVFSSNEFLYIE; from the coding sequence ATGCCTGTTCTTCGGCTGCTATCCGTCTGGCTATTCATTTTCGCATTGATTCTTGATGGCACGCTGAGTGCGGCGAACAATGAAACGCTGACATACGAGAAAGACATCCGCCCGATCTTTCGGGAACACTGTTTCGACTGTCACGGTGCGACGGAGGAACTCGAAGGCAATTTGGATCTGCGTTTAGTTCGGTTCATGAAGAAGGGGGGCGACGCGGGTCCAGCAATCGTGCCGGGAGATCCGAATGGAAGCTATCTGCTAGACCGCCTCCATGACGGCGACATGCCGCCCGGCGAAGGCAAAATTCCTGACGAACAAATCCAGACCATCGAACACTGGATTGCCGGTGGTGCGAAAACGAGTCGGCCGGAACCCGAAACGATCGGCCCAGGACTGGGCATCACGTTGGAAGAACGCAGTTTCTGGTCGTTTCAGCCAATCCAACGACCGACCGTCCCGGCGATTGAGTCCTTCCCCAAGGATGCCCGAGTTCGCACGGGAATCGACGCCGTCATCCAGTCGGTCCCAGACGCTCAGTCGTTTGCGCCCGATGCGGACCGTCGCGTACTCATCGTTCGGGCCTACTTTAATCTGATTGGTCTGCCTCCTTCCCCGGAAGAACTTCACAAGTGGCTGAGTCACTCCGACGAGGATTGGTACGACCAACTGTTGACCGAGTTGCTGGACTCGCCGCACTACGGCGAGCGATGGGCGAGACATTGGCTGGATGTCGCTGGGTATGCCGATTCGGAAGGCTATACGACAGCGGACGCCGATCGCCCCTGGGCTTGGAAGTATCGCGATTGGGTCATCCGGGCCTTGAATGCGGATATGCCGTTTGACCAGTTTATCACCGAGCAACTCGCCGGTGACGAACTCATGGAGCCACGCAAAGGTGATCTAACACCGAGGCAAATCGACTTACTGACAGCGACGGGTTTTCTCCGCATGGCGGCGGACGGAACCGGCAGTGGTGCCAATAATGTCGACGGTCGAAATCAGGTCATGATCGACACACTCAAGATCGTCGGTACTTCGTTATTGGGGTTATCGGTCCAGTGTGCGCAGTGTCATGACCATCGCTACGATCCGATTCCACAAACCGACTACTACGCATTACGCGCCGTCTTCGAACCTGCCCTCGATTGGCAAGCCTGGAAGACACCACGATCACGTTTGGTCTCTCTCTACACGGAAGCCGATCGCAAGAAAGCGGCCGAAGTTGAAGCGGCAGCGCAAAAGATTGCCAAAGAAAAGTCGCAAAAACAAACCGAATACATGAATCAGGCGCTCGAACAAGAACTCAAGAAGTTCGATGAGCCACTGCAAACGAAACTGCGTGAGGCCTATCGAGCGTCGACGAAAGAGCGGACCGATGAACAGAAAGCTTTGCTCAAAAAATATCCCAGTGTCAATATCACGCCGGGTGTGCTGTACCAGTATTTGCCCGAGGCCGCCAAGGAATTGAAAACCTTCGACACACGGATTCAGGAAGTGCGGGCGAAGAAGCCCGCCGAGCAATTTATCCGTGCCCTCGTCGAACCAGCAGGGCACGCTCCGGACACGAAACTTTTTCATCGTGGTGATCCTGGGCAACCTAAGCAAACGGTACGACCGAGGGCATTGACCGTCGCGACGCCCGAAGACAAGTCGGCAGAATTCCCACTCAATTCGGATTCTCGGCCCACGACGGGGCGACGTTTAGCATTTGCAAAGTGGCTCACGAATCCCAAAAACCCACTGTTCGCCCGCGTCATCGTCAATCGCGTTTGGATGCATCACTTTGGCAAAGGCTTGGTTTCAACGCCAGCGGACTTCGGAAAACTTGGTAACGTCCCATCTCATCCCGAACTTCTCGACTTCCTAGCCGATGAGTTTATGCGAAGCGGCTGGAGTTTGAAGTCGCTGCATCGTCTAATTTTGAATTCGACCGCATGTCGACAAGTTCGCGACGTCGATTCTGATTTCCGTCCCGGTCTCACGCGTTTGGATGCGGAGATCATCCGGGATCGAATGTTAGCTGTATCTGGAAAGCTCGATCACACGCTTTTCGGAAAGCCATTGCAAGTCAAAGAAGACGAAACCGGTCAAGTCGTCGTCGATGGCGAACAAACTCGCCGCAGCATCTACATTCGCCAGCAACGCAGTCGACCACTAGCAATGTTACAGACATTCGATGCCCCGGTCATGGAAACCAATTGCGAGGTCCGCACAAATTCCACCGTTGCAACGCAATCTCTAATGCTTCTCAATGGCGAATTTATCTTGAACCAATCGGCGAAACTGGCCCAAAGAGCGATTGAAGAAGCGAAACCACTTTCCGAAAGTCAATTGGCAGCCCTCACAGAAATTGCAGAGCTACCCACAACAAACTGGCAGTATGGATTCGGTTCATTCGACGAGGCGGGGAATCGCACGGAAAACTTTTCGCCCTTGTCGCATTGGACTGGAACCCAATGGCAAGCAGGTCCAACATTGCCCGATCCGAATTCTGGATGGGTCCTATTGAATGCCCAAGGAGGACACCCAGACGTCCCCAATCGCGCGGTGATCCGGCGATGGATTGCCCCGCACGATGCTACGATCTCAATTGAGGGGAAACTTTCTCACGGTTCTCCCCATGGCGATGGTGTCCGCGGACGAGTGGTATCGAGCCGACATGGCAAACTCGGCGAATGGTCGGTTCACAATTCGACCACCGTCACATCAATTGCCAGCACCGACATCAAGGCAGGCGACCAAATCGATTTCATCACAGATTGTCGAGAGAGCATCACATCGGATTCGTTTAGTTGGCCGTTGACCATTCAAGGAGCCTATCCACAACAGGCAGAACGAACCGTTTCCTCAAGCAAAGCATTCCAAGGTCCCCCCCCAACCAAAGACAGCCTCGCAGGACAAGTCATCCGAGTGTGGGAACTCGCTTTTTGCCGTCAGCCATCGCAAGATGAACTTGCAACCGCACTCGATTTCTTGTCCCGCCAGATCAACCTGTTCCAAGACTCGCCGGAATTTATTGCAAAGAATCAAACAGCTCACAGCCAGGCACTAACGAGTCTTTGTCAAGTCGTATTTAGCTCAAACGAATTCCTCTATATTGAATGA